One Bemisia tabaci chromosome 4, PGI_BMITA_v3 genomic window, TGGTAGAAAAGACacgatttgaaatagttttcagggaaaattggtTATTTCGAGCGTTAAACTcactctagaaagcaaataaaggtgactgaAGAATTCTTCCCTGAGATTTTtgccattttccctgactttttaaaattcccaggCTTTTTAGTATTTCCTGATAGTGGCATCTCTGATCTAcctctaaaaaaattcctggaacagcaaataattttggtttatctagcaaaaaattgttgatgttAAGAGaaattatcatgtaaattttattACTGTACATACATTTGAATTTTATACCTTTTGATGCAAAGAAGaagatacaaaattttgaaaacaataaaGACGAATGATGCTGGTTCCCTTCTGGTAAATGTGACCCAACTAGAGTGCCTGGCTTGGCAACGTCTCGAAACACGTACCCAAGATTATGTTGAAAATTCTGAGAGAGACTCCTACAAGAGCCTGTTTCGGAAATACTTTTCCTCAGTAATAAGCTGTATAGAAATGACAACATCATTGCAGAAGTGACAAGAGAAAATCAAACAACTATTTAAGCTTTGCCATTGGAGAAAAGGTGAACTTGGGAGTACTAGTTGTCAGCATGTTTTTCAGCCACTTCCCGCAGCTGCTTTTCAAAGACTTTTTTCATATCACAGAAGCCATGCTTGGTTTTGCCAAAGGAGTTAGGACCTGCTGAGGTGGGCGTATCTCTGAAAATAATAATGTAAATACACAAAGCATTAAGCAATGGATGTGCATAAATAAATGTATTCAAAATTGTTAAACCCCTCTCTCAAACACAGATGAACCTGTATTACTTGTTACTTGAGTCTtgttttagttttagttttttacgaagctagttttttgttttcattttttttgcttctcaTATGGTTGACAGGTTTACTGCGCCCTTTATTTGGATCCCTCGTCAAGATTACCTTCAAGTCACTTCTATTTTCAGATATAATCCCAAGAAAATGTACACtgaaaacacaaatttttgCAGCTATCAGCTTGAGCTAAGTATGATGAATAATTCTAATACAGAGAATTTAACTTACCGGCCAAAATTTCTCATCCGCATCCTTGCTTCTCGAGGCATTTCTTCGggttcttcttcttcatcattgAAAACAGCAGCCACCGATTTTGAGGGAGTCTTTAAAGTTGTAGTAGTTGACGAGAggtttttctgaaaatgaagaaaacacATGCTtcaaaaaactaagaaatataTGACCTACCAAAATGCTGAAGACTACGAAATGTCTTCccataatttcaacttttgtctGTACATTCCCTTTAGGATCAAAGAGATTTTCGAGAGagacaaaaagtaaaatatcaaaatatgTCTGGAGCCACTTTTGACCTTAACTGAATCATTACTTATGGCATGACTGCATGCAAAGTTCGATAAAAGCAGACAGCTATTGCTatgcaattttttacagttaagatgttatgaatatttttagggCCTTTCCAACCCAACAGCTTACAGCAAAGCATGTCTCAGAAAATTGTACTCGCTTCATGTTCAGGAAGTGGTGCTTTGTGTGAAGCAACTCAAAAGTGGTTAAACTTTCTAACAAGATCAGTTTGAAGTTTCAGTTGAGAGGACACAATTTAGGTATTCAAATTTTTGTGGCGGGGCTCCCCAGCAGGCCTCCTTTAGACCCTAAATCCCCTTTTCGAACTGGTAGAGTCCCTCAGAACCCCCATTAGTGGGGTGTCTTCCAGTGCCCTAGGCCCTCCTTAATAAGGTGCCTTTCTGCCCCCCTCCACAAAAAGTTCCCTAAGTCCCACCCATGTGATCAAACCGATagataaaaataatatattATTAAACATTATAACAGAGGAAACTTACTTGAGCTTTGAGATTAATGCTAATTGGCTTGATATTGGACTTCTTTTTCATGAGATCAAAAGATATTGGTTTGGACCCAGCTTCGGTTTTGAGCTTTTGTGGATTAACCTCCTCATTTTTGTCATCGT contains:
- the LOC109030144 gene encoding PEST proteolytic signal-containing nuclear protein yields the protein MEKLDTGVTKKRSLSVEPDDDKNEEVNPQKLKTEAGSKPISFDLMKKKSNIKPISINLKAQKNLSSTTTTLKTPSKSVAAVFNDEEEEPEEMPREARMRMRNFGRDTPTSAGPNSFGKTKHGFCDMKKVFEKQLREVAEKHADN